A genomic stretch from Sander vitreus isolate 19-12246 chromosome 17, sanVit1, whole genome shotgun sequence includes:
- the LOC144532664 gene encoding rho GTPase-activating protein 19-like, which translates to MAAESDAQNNHKLSRSGTKCSVFISQEKPNTSQTVIFNPDFFVERLRHEHPQAFADLVLSNITRLIDLPGEEFAQLTGESEAKVPSATGFLRSFNFLKRKDKGVVFGAPLTEEGIAQIYQLIEYLSKNLHVEGLFRVPGHSLRQAALREMLNSGTEIDLETGDFHPNDAATLLKAYLGELPEPLLTHRHYHAHLKIGELTCFDDNGDKTNVPDKERQIEAFQLLFMLLPPANRSMLKLLLDLLYHTARKQHINKMSAINLATMFAPHIIWPKNVMASDLQGNIEQLNNGIAFLIRHSQKLFKAPTYIKEYTRIYFTGSKTLQSKDDLTLCSGTKDGPMSAVTAASPSPSIRTIRGEVSSTSTTMSSKSYTESALRELYQQVNNMPESAKKKKLIRQFDKQPLLTPSADSRTPFSRKHWRSRSLGGMIKRKVLGSQVLTEKENRRLQSPLPSSQLMAGEVKTPAVEEINHL; encoded by the exons ATGGCGGCTGAAAGTGATGCCCAGAACAATCACAAACTGAGCAGAAG TGGGACAAAATGCAGTGTGTTTATCAGCCAGGAAAAGCCAAACACAAGCCAAACTGTAATCTTTAACCCAGACTTCTTTGTTGAGAGGCTGAGACATGAGCACCCACAGGCCTTCGCGGATTTGGTACTGAGCAACATCACTCGACTGATAGACCTTCCAGGGGAAGAGTTTGCACAGCTCACCGGAGAGTCTGAGGCTAAGGTGCCCTCTGCCACTGGCTTTCTACGCTCCTTCAACTTCCTGAAACGGAAAG ACAAAGGAGTGGTTTTTGGTGCACCGTTAACTGAAGAAGGAATAGCACAGATCTATCAGCTCATtgaatacttgagtaaaa ACCTTCATGTGGAGGGGCTGTTCCGTGTGCCAGGCCACAGCCTGAGACAGGCAGCCCTGAGGGAGATGCTGAATTCTGGGACAGAGATAGATCTAGAGACAGGCGACTTCCACCCCAATGATGCAGCCACATTGCTCAAAGCCTACCTGGGAGAGCTGCCAGAGCCTctgctgacacacagacactatcATGCTCACCTGAAGATTGGAG AGCTGACTTGCTTTGACGATAACGGGGACAAGACGAATGTGCCTGACAAGGAACGCCAGATTGAGGCATTTCAGCTGCTTTTCATGTTGCTCCCACCAGCCAACCGCAGCATGTTGAAGCTGCTACTGGACCTGCTGTACCACACTGCTCGAAAGCAGCACATAAACAAGATGTCAGCTATCAATCTAGCCACAATGTTTGCTCCACACATCATCTGGCCCAAAAAT GTGATGGCAAGTGATTTGCAGGGAAACATCGAGCAACTGAATAATGGCATAGCATTCCTCATCAGGCACTCACAAAAACTGTTCAAG GCACCTACATACATCAAAGAATATACCCGCATATACTTCACAGGATCAAAAACTCTTCAATCAAAG GATGACTTGACGCTCTGTTCTGGGACTAAAGATGGGCCCATGTCTGCAGTAACAGCtgcctccccctctccttccaTAAGAACAATCAGAGGTGAGGTCAGCAGCACCTCCACTACCATGTCATCTAAGAGTTACACTGAATCTGCCCTCAGAGAGCTGTACCAGCAGGTCAACAACATGCCCGAGTCTGCCAAAAAGAAGAAGCTCATCAGACAG tttgatAAGCAGCCTCTGCTGACACCTTCGGCTGACTCTCGGACACCATTCAGCAGGAAACATTGGCGTTCACGCTCTTTAGGTGGTATGATCAAG AGGAAGGTGTTGGGAAGCCAAGTattaacagagaaagagaaccGCAGACTGCAGAGTCCTCTACCCAGCAGCCAATTGATGGCCGGGGAAGTGAAAACACCAGCTGTGGAGGA